AACAGACTCTCCGGATCATTTGAGTGGTATGTCAGGAATGTAAAAGACCTACTGGCAAATATGCAGCTCGATCCCACGACCGGATATGAAAGTATGATAAAGAATGGGGGACAGTTTCGTTCAAAGGGTTATGAATTGACCTTGAATACTGTAAATATCAGGAACAACAGTTTCTCTTGGCTATCGACGATATTGTTGAGTAAAAATAGGACAAAGGTGGTCAGATACCCTTACAAATTGCCTACTGCAGATTCGTATGTATATAATTCGGGTTCCGCTGGTTCATATCTACTGGAAGGACATGATGAAGCTGCTGTATTAGCCTTTCCTTTTGCTGGGCTAGATCCGAATACGGGTGATCCGCAGGGTTACTTAAATGGTGAGCTGTCAAAAGACTATATGTCAATCTTATATGGTGGTACAGAGAACCTGGTGGACCTGGGCCCGGGGAGACCGACATACTACGGCAATATCGCCAACGAATTCGTGGTGGGCAAGTTTTCCATGCGCTTGAATATACAGGGGCGCTTTGGCTTCAAATTTTTTAGGAGCACATTTTCGCAGATCAATGCCGCGGACTCACGTATGGGGCATCCGGACTATGCGCTGAGATGGCAGAATCCAGGTGATGAGTTAACGACAGACATTCCGTCGCTTAAATATCCGATGGATTCCTTTAGGGATGGCTTCTTTCAGAAGTCAGATGCACTGGTCGTCAAAGGTGACCACATCAGGTTACAGGATATTTTTGTGTCCTATGACCTGGGCAAATGGAAGGGTATCCGGTCACTTTCTGTATCCGCTTTTTTGAAGAATATGAATACTATCCTCTGGCGGGCCAATAAACATGGAATAGATCCAGAGTATCGGGATGCTATCCCACTGCCTTTCTCAGCCTCCTTTGGTCTTAATGTTGGATTTTAAAACGATAACGATGAAATTAAAAATATTTGCTCCTATAATGATAGCGATACTGTTTGTATCCTGCTCCAAATTTTTGGATCTAAAGCCCGATGCTAAAATGAGGGTACCCTCAAGCTTGGAAGATGCTGAATCATTATTGAATGACCGCTCCGCCATGAATTCAGCCTATGCTGCAATTCCCGAAGCTGCGGCTGATAACTATTACCTTGAAAAGGCCAGTTTTGAAGCGTTTACAAATGTAGCCGAAAGGAATATCTATATCTGGGACGCGCAGCTCGATGTCAACTATATAAACTGGCAGGCTAGCTATAAAGTGGTGGCGATAGCCAATCAGGTGATTGACATCTTGTCGGGATTGAATCGGAATGATAACTCCGCTAAGTATGATCTGATCAAAGGGCAGGCGCTATTTTTCAAAGCTTTTGCTTATCAGCAAATTGCAGATGCCTTTACACTTCCATACAACAAGGATACAGCACCGTCTTTGCTGGGTATTGTATTGCGCAATTCGCCCAATGTGGACGAAATATCCTATCGGGCAAGTCTCGAAAGCTCGTATGTCGAAATCAAAAATCTATTGCTGCAGGCTATAGATCTTCTTCCGGCGCAACCGACAGTCAAGACGCTGCCGTCCAAAGCCGCCGCCTACGCGCTTTTGGCGCGGGTGACATTGATCATGCAGGACTGGCCTTTGGCATTGAATGCTGCCAAAGAATGCTTGGCTATCAACAATGAACTGATAGATTATAATCAGCTGAATAGCTCTTCACTGACACCTTTTGAGTTGTTCAATAAAGAGGTTTTGTTCCATGCGGTTACTGGTGCCAACGTGACGTTGACGCCCAGTATATGCTTCGTTGACACTTTGTTGTACAGTTCATACGAGGATAATGACCTTCGAAAGAAGATCTATTTTTCGATGGACGGACAGGGTAAAGCCGTATTTAAAGGAAAGTTTGATGGCGCCCAAAATTCATTTTCCTTTTGCGGGCTGACGATGGATGAGGTATACCTGATTCTCGCTGAGGCCTATGTAAGGACCGATCAGTCTGACTTGGGACTGCAGGCCCTCAATACCCTGTTGCGTAAGCGCTGGATGTCGAATAGCTATGTAGATATCAAGAACGAGGGGCCTGTGAAAGCCAAGCAGGTGATTTTGAATGAACGGCGCAAATCCCTCATCTTGAGAAATACCCGATGGATGGATATCAAACGTCTCAGTACCGAAACGGAATATGCAGTGAAATTAAGCAGAAAACTAGGCGATCAAACCTTTGAATTAGCCAAGGGTGATCTCCGCTTTGCCTTTCTTATTCCGATAAGGGTCGTTAACCAAGCTAGTACTATTCAGCAAAATCCAAGATAATAAATCGAATTTTTTAGTCACTTCTAAAAAACAAACATAAAAAAATGAAAAATTTTATAAAATATATCTGCATCAGTTGCATGCTTTTAAACAATATAGTGTCCATGGCACAGGGACAAAAACTGTCTATACGAAATCCTATAAAATGGCAAAAAAATTATAAGCTATTGGATGGCAAGGAAGAGTTGCCGGTTAAAAAGTTTGGATCTAAGCTGGTGCTGCTGGATTTTTTTACCACTTCCTGTACCTCATGTATAGCGTCATTTCCATTTATGAATGATCTTCAAGTAAAATTTAAAGATCGGGTTCAGGTGTTGATGGTCACGCCCGAAACGAAGGCCGTTGTGGCTAAGTTTTTCGGTAAGAACGACTTTGTGAAAGCGAATAAGCTACCTATTGTGATTGAAGATAAGTGGTTTAGTGAATCGTTTCCGCATAAAGGCGTTCCTCACGTTGCCTGGATTTATCAGGATACTGTAGTAGCGATTACGGGTAAAGACATGGTGACTATGGATAATATCGACAAAGTATTGACCAAAAAAGATCTATCCAAATGGCCTATTAAAGATGACTTTGCAATTGATGCCGCTATGGATGATAATTCACAGGAGGAGGATAGCTACAGTTCAATGTTTGGCCCCTACAAAATCGGCTACCCGCTTAAATATCGGATCGACAGCACTTCGCAAAAGATAGCCTATCATATGACCAATGTAGATGCTATTCCTGCCGTACTCTATACGATTGGTTTGGAAAGGAAGTTGCCCTTGATGAAAAAGGAGCGGATTATATTGAACGTTCGTAATCGGGATAGATTTGTGAATGTTGATAGTATCCCTAAATCCTTTTGGTCACAAAAAAATGCTTTTTGTTTTTCTTCGGAATGGCCTTTTGAGATGGATGCTTCCCAGAGGCATAGAGCATTGTTAAAAGAACTGACTAACAGACTAAACATTCGTGTTACCTATGAACCTCGGGATGTTAAAGTTTGGGTTATTAGACCAAGTAAGCAGAAAAGCGATGCCTTATCAGCGGGGGATATGGAGATCGGAAATTGGTTGACTTTTGTGGAAGTTACTAATCCGCATCTGCCACCCCTGATTATAGAAGGTATTCCGTTAAGTACTAAAGCAGTCTCGTCATATGAAATAAGTGATCTAGCGAGTTTGAAAAAAGCCATGGAAGCAAACGGTCTAACGGTTGGAGAAACGGCGCGCAAAATTGACTGTCTGGTCATTGATGATAACTAATATAACAAAAGGCTGGAGTTTTTAATTCCAGCCTTCGCTAAATCGGGTCAGTAGAGGTAGGGATTAAGCGTCTTTTAAGGAAACTTTTGCTGTATTTGAATGTGTATTCAATGCAGTAACCATTTCACTTAAAATTGCGCTATCCAGTACTGGTCTTCCTGAACCGTCATTTGCAGCTTCGATCGTACAAATGTTTTGGTCGCCTACACACGAAGGTGTTCCTGAAGCTAATGAATAGCTTGAAGGATTCGATGGCGCACTTTGATTGTTCAATTGGAATAATGCCATGTTGCAAAATTTTAATTAGTCAAATCTTGTTATTTAATCAGATAGAAATGCTTTCATATCCGGTCTCACAGATTCTGCCGGGCTGGCCGAAACGCCTCACTATGCCAGTCGTTTATGAGTAGTTGATCGCTTACCGCCACGCGGGAACGTCGTAAACCTGCGTCCATGCCGGTCACGTACAGGGCCGGCACAGCAGCAGGTCGTTGACCGCAGGAGGTTCATCTTTGCAGGACCAGAATACTTCAAGTGCAACAATTGTGATGGCCACTGCCAATACGGGGTTCTCAAATCCGCAGCAAATGGTTTCTCGTTTAAAGAATGCATCCTGATTCGTTCTGTACGCTGTATATGCTCTTGCTTGATCATACTTTTCTGTTTATAAATTCACCCAGTCCTAGGGGTATATATTTCATTGATCCTAAGATAGAGGCAAAAATGTCCTGTTTTTTGATTGAATACAGACTTTGATTTGGTCAAACCCATAATTAATCTTCGGCTTTAGGTGGCAATAGGGATCTGATGTATTCACTCGGTGTCAGGCCGGTATGCCGCTTAAAGAAATTACAGAAGCTGGACTGATCACTAAAGCCACATAGGCTGGTGGTTATTTTGATCGATAGATGCTGCTCCAGGCAATGTTTGGCTTTTTTCAATCGTTCCTGATTACTGTAATGCGTTATCGGTACGCCATAGCGCTCCTTGTGAAGACAATTTAAATATTGAGATTCGATAAATAAGCTTTCGGCAATGTGGATGATCAATACCGGTCCGTCAGTTTCGGCGATCCGACTGCTTATCAGCTCCCGTGCCAGACGTACGATGAGATCAGGGTGGCGCAATAAGCCCTTTGCTTTGAG
The window above is part of the Sphingobacterium sp. ML3W genome. Proteins encoded here:
- a CDS encoding RagB/SusD family nutrient uptake outer membrane protein, whose protein sequence is MKLKIFAPIMIAILFVSCSKFLDLKPDAKMRVPSSLEDAESLLNDRSAMNSAYAAIPEAAADNYYLEKASFEAFTNVAERNIYIWDAQLDVNYINWQASYKVVAIANQVIDILSGLNRNDNSAKYDLIKGQALFFKAFAYQQIADAFTLPYNKDTAPSLLGIVLRNSPNVDEISYRASLESSYVEIKNLLLQAIDLLPAQPTVKTLPSKAAAYALLARVTLIMQDWPLALNAAKECLAINNELIDYNQLNSSSLTPFELFNKEVLFHAVTGANVTLTPSICFVDTLLYSSYEDNDLRKKIYFSMDGQGKAVFKGKFDGAQNSFSFCGLTMDEVYLILAEAYVRTDQSDLGLQALNTLLRKRWMSNSYVDIKNEGPVKAKQVILNERRKSLILRNTRWMDIKRLSTETEYAVKLSRKLGDQTFELAKGDLRFAFLIPIRVVNQASTIQQNPR